The Maniola hyperantus chromosome 19, iAphHyp1.2, whole genome shotgun sequence genome has a window encoding:
- the LOC117991436 gene encoding uncharacterized protein yields MAKYLRKFGLSHCDLPTMLWNVAVLLRVNCINIDRNYKRIPWIFYLLNVICCGCHIYAYIFSAIWFTFVRCRETGDYAAAAVEFSIGACSGCASKFIYMHLYSDTVINLVEDYLRCDSLIVPRTRYASNVLKYSRVVKKRATIIWTALVMNGIIYILLPFVTPGRHLTEDLFVVYGLEPMFESPNYEIAMVFLILGVCFAVCTLSNTTMFILTVVGYLEAQMQALSEELLNVWDDSKRFYDKYRTEIEVVNENHLENIIRNLFIKYRLEEVIQFHVLIISLRNKVEKELRYIFIVEFILRFLGTVAELFGGLENTYLELPYTFVQLYMECLIGQRLIDASNVFENSLYECKWENFNIDNRKTVLFMLQCSQKTLTLSAGGMAVLSYSCLMEVMKTTYSAYTTMQSTVDKK; encoded by the exons ATGGCAAAATATCTCCGCAAATTTGGTCTGAGCCACTGCGACCTGCCCACTATGCTGTGGAACGTAGCTGTCCTGTTGCGAGTTAATTGTATTAACATTGATAGGAATTATAAGC GGATCCCATGGATCTTCTATCTACTGAACGTTATATGCTGCGGATGCCACATCTACGCGTACATCTTCTCCGCGATCTGGTTCACGTTCGTGCGGTGCCGCGAGACTGGCGACTACGCAGCCGCTGCCGTGGAGTTCTCTATCGGTGCATGTAGCGGCTGCGCCTCTAAGTTCATTTATATGCACCTCTACTC AGATACAGTAATAAATCTGGTAGAAGACTATTTGAGATGTGACTCCCTGATCGTACCGCGCACGAGATACGCCTCGAATGTTCTTAAGTACTCGAGGGTTGTGAAGAAGAGAGCAACCATCATCTGGACGGCACTCGTCATGAATGGGATCATATACATTTTATTGCCCTTTGTAACGCCTGGTCGACATCTGACTGAGGATCTGTTCGTTGTTTACG GTCTGGAGCCAATGTTTGAATCTCCTAACTACGAAATAGCGATGGTGTTTTTGATATTGGGTGTCTGTTTTGCTGTCTGTACTCTATCAAACACAACGATGTTTATCTTGACGGTGGTTGGCTATTTAGAAGCTCAGATGCAGGCTCTAAGCGAAGAGTTATTGAATGTTTGGGATGACAGTAAAAGGTTCTATGACAAATACAGAACGGAGATTGAAGTTGTAAATGAAAATCATTTGGAGAATATAATaaggaatttatttattaaataccgTTTGGAAGAAGTAATTCAATTTCACGTATTAATCATAAGTCTTAGAAATAAGGTAGAGAAGGAACTGcgatatatttttatagtagAATTCATTTTAAGATTTCTCGGTACGGTTGCAGAACTTTTCGGTGGATTAGAAAACACTTATCTAGAACTGCCGTACACTTTTGTTCAGCTTTATATGGAATGTCTTATCGGCCAGAGGTTGATCGATGCCAGTAATGTTTTCGAGAACTCATTGTACGAATGCAAATGGGAGAATTTCAATATTGACAATAGGAAAACGGTGCTTTTTATGCTGCAGTGTTCTCAAAAGACTCTAACGTTATCAGCTGGTGGAATGGCGGTTCTGAGTTACTCTTGCCTTATGGAGGTTATGAAGACGACGTATTCGGCGTATACAACAATGCAGTCGACGGTGGATAAAAAATGA